From Ignisphaera aggregans DSM 17230, the proteins below share one genomic window:
- a CDS encoding dihydroorotase, multifunctional complex type (COGs: COG0044 Dihydroorotase and related cyclic amidohydrolase~InterPro IPR006680:IPR002195:IPR004722~KEGG: iho:Igni_0596 dihydroorotase~PFAM: amidohydrolase~SPTR: A8AA26 Dihydroorotase~TIGRFAM: dihydroorotase, multifunctional complex type~PFAM: Amidohydrolase family~TIGRFAM: dihydroorotase, multifunctional complex type) — MDVAVVVRDGIVIESRGFVNKDICNNNMCIDLRSHGIALPGFIDIHTHLRGLHLSYKEDEETGTMAAARGGFTAVIDMPNTIPRIDNIDALESKLRSLREKAYVDYGIYISPSNSIPRVNSMLNVDGVIGVKIFPEDLKYVDIVLEILRRRNFDRLLIVHAEHPDYISECEAGLRWRCRSIDSELVALKILGELSRRGDRIHVTHVTNTTTLRYARNMGFSVDTCPHYLYLSSEDERTLGCIAKVNPPLREPSVRDELLRSIKMFDAISTDHAPHSIEEKSKPFDECPAGIPSLDIAGSLILNLIHMDFLSIDDVIRLTSLGPAKIIGIDRWGCIHEGCIASYTIVDLDSEIIVDPSKFYSKAKFSPYRGRRLKGVVKATVIRGYVVFNGDNLDEKPVPEPLTKFMVRK, encoded by the coding sequence GTGGATGTGGCAGTAGTTGTTAGAGATGGTATAGTTATAGAAAGTAGAGGCTTTGTAAATAAGGATATATGTAATAATAACATGTGTATAGATCTTAGATCTCATGGTATTGCTCTGCCAGGGTTTATCGATATACATACTCATTTAAGGGGTCTTCATCTAAGCTATAAAGAGGATGAGGAGACAGGTACAATGGCTGCTGCTAGAGGAGGATTTACAGCTGTTATAGATATGCCCAACACTATTCCTAGGATAGATAATATTGATGCACTAGAGAGTAAGCTTAGGAGTCTTAGAGAAAAGGCATATGTTGATTACGGTATATACATATCTCCATCAAATAGTATTCCTAGAGTAAATTCAATGCTAAATGTCGATGGTGTTATAGGTGTAAAGATATTTCCAGAAGACTTAAAGTATGTAGATATTGTCCTAGAGATTCTTAGACGTAGAAATTTTGATAGGCTCTTAATTGTTCATGCAGAACATCCTGACTATATAAGTGAATGTGAAGCTGGTCTTAGATGGAGATGTAGATCTATAGATAGTGAATTAGTTGCACTAAAAATATTGGGAGAACTTTCTAGACGTGGTGATAGAATTCATGTAACTCATGTTACAAATACCACTACACTTCGATATGCTAGAAATATGGGCTTTTCTGTAGATACTTGTCCTCATTATCTATATCTCTCCTCGGAAGATGAGAGAACCCTTGGATGTATAGCTAAGGTGAATCCTCCGCTTAGAGAACCAAGTGTTAGAGATGAATTGCTTAGATCTATAAAGATGTTTGATGCTATTTCAACGGATCATGCACCTCATAGTATTGAAGAGAAGAGCAAACCGTTTGATGAATGTCCTGCTGGTATACCATCTTTAGATATAGCTGGATCTCTAATTCTAAACCTTATTCATATGGACTTTCTATCTATAGATGATGTTATTAGACTTACATCTCTAGGACCTGCAAAAATAATTGGTATAGATAGATGGGGCTGTATTCATGAAGGCTGTATAGCTAGCTATACAATTGTTGATCTAGATAGCGAAATTATCGTAGATCCTAGCAAATTTTACTCCAAGGCTAAGTTCTCACCATATAGAGGAAGAAGATTGAAAGGAGTAGTGAAAGCTACAGTTATTAGAGGATATGTTGTTTTTAATGGTGATAATCTGGATGAAAAACCGGTTCCAGAGCCATTAACAAAGTTTATGGTGAGAAAATGA
- a CDS encoding dihydroorotate oxidase B, catalytic subunit (COGs: COG0167 Dihydroorotate dehydrogenase~InterPro IPR012135:IPR001295:IPR005720~KEGG: dka:DKAM_0474 dihydroorotate dehydrogenase 1B~PFAM: dihydroorotate oxidase~SPTR: B8D3W9 Dihydroorotate dehydrogenase, PyrD~TIGRFAM: dihydroorotate dehydrogenase family protein~PFAM: Dihydroorotate dehydrogenase~TIGRFAM: dihydroorotate dehydrogenase (subfamily 1) family protein) gives MSLETIVAGIVLKHPIMNASGILGEYREHIARLARYGFSAIVTKTITPSPRKGYEPPIIVELPNGGLLNAVGLANPGKGIVYDLVNEARKYSLPIIISIGGSSEREFIEVASLADEFGANGIELNLSCPHAKGYGIEIGADPSSVYSIVKEVSSVVKIPIIAKLGLCDRVVESSIKALSGGARALTLINTVKAMAIDVYTMKPILSNIFGGLSGPPIHPIAVRIVYEVYRETEADIIGCGGVDSWESAAEFFLAGAKAVQIGTAIYRDENIVNNIVQGLQQWLYEIGAKSIRDIVGAAHKF, from the coding sequence ATGAGTTTAGAAACAATTGTTGCAGGTATAGTGCTTAAGCATCCTATTATGAATGCAAGCGGTATATTGGGTGAGTATAGAGAGCATATAGCTAGATTAGCTAGATATGGATTTTCAGCAATAGTTACAAAAACTATTACACCCAGTCCTAGGAAAGGTTATGAACCACCAATAATAGTAGAGCTACCTAATGGAGGACTTCTTAATGCTGTTGGATTAGCTAATCCAGGTAAAGGTATTGTTTATGATTTGGTTAATGAAGCTAGGAAATATAGTTTGCCAATAATAATAAGCATTGGTGGTTCTAGTGAAAGGGAGTTCATTGAAGTAGCTTCACTTGCCGATGAATTTGGTGCTAACGGTATAGAGCTAAATCTAAGTTGTCCTCATGCAAAAGGCTATGGCATTGAAATTGGTGCAGATCCTAGTAGTGTTTATAGCATTGTAAAGGAGGTTTCATCTGTTGTCAAGATACCTATAATAGCCAAGTTAGGGTTGTGTGATAGAGTTGTAGAGTCCTCTATAAAGGCATTGAGTGGTGGAGCTAGGGCTTTAACTCTAATCAATACTGTGAAGGCTATGGCCATAGATGTATATACCATGAAGCCAATACTATCAAATATCTTTGGAGGGCTCTCAGGTCCTCCAATACATCCGATAGCTGTAAGAATTGTATATGAAGTTTATAGGGAGACTGAAGCTGATATAATAGGCTGTGGAGGTGTAGATAGTTGGGAGAGTGCAGCAGAATTCTTCCTTGCAGGGGCAAAAGCGGTACAGATAGGTACAGCTATATATAGAGATGAGAATATAGTTAATAATATTGTGCAAGGGCTTCAGCAGTGGCTTTACGAAATAGGGGCGAAGAGTATTAGGGATATTGTTGGTGCTGCACACAAGTTTTAA
- a CDS encoding Radical SAM domain protein (COGs: COG1180 Pyruvate-formate lyase-activating enzyme~InterPro IPR007197~KEGG: hbu:Hbut_0327 pyruvate-formate lyase-activating enzyme, PflA~PFAM: Radical SAM domain protein~SPTR: A2BJN8 Pyruvate-formate lyase-activating enzyme, PflA~PFAM: Radical SAM superfamily) yields the protein MCRLCNRSSITISSSINVCVNCLREKPVEALNIAMEIHRRYRAFLGLPIEPPRDVNGVKCRICVNECSIPKDSVGYCGVWRNSNGVLTPVEGYGKSIAYAYLDPLPTNCVATPVCPAATGVGYPKYAISSYGEYGYYNLAVFFAGCNLDCVFCQNWDHKDIITSWDLRKRYTIDREYLIEKALKNDRITCICFFGGDPGPHIIDALYISRKIVENKGSSIKRICWETNGLVNTEIMREMARLSLESGGIVKIDWKAWTSSIYQALTGIDGYRAVERIKKNVELVAKLGKLREEVPLLVISILLVPGYVDTLEVLNIAKYIVSIDSRIPLILLAFHPDHLLRDLSPTSKRHAYEAYKIAKEVGVERVYIGNEWLLGNYY from the coding sequence TTGTGCAGACTTTGTAATAGATCTAGCATCACTATAAGTAGCTCTATTAATGTCTGTGTCAATTGTTTAAGAGAGAAACCTGTAGAAGCCTTAAACATCGCTATGGAAATACATAGGAGATATAGAGCCTTTCTAGGCTTACCCATAGAACCTCCTAGAGATGTTAATGGTGTTAAGTGTAGGATATGTGTCAACGAATGTTCCATACCTAAAGATTCTGTTGGTTATTGTGGAGTGTGGAGAAATAGTAATGGAGTTCTAACTCCTGTAGAAGGATATGGGAAATCTATTGCATATGCATATCTAGATCCATTGCCAACAAACTGTGTTGCAACACCTGTATGTCCAGCTGCTACAGGTGTGGGGTATCCCAAGTATGCTATCTCTAGCTATGGAGAATATGGATACTATAATCTAGCTGTATTCTTTGCTGGATGTAACCTTGACTGTGTTTTTTGTCAGAATTGGGATCACAAGGATATTATTACTAGTTGGGATCTACGCAAAAGATATACTATAGATAGAGAGTATTTAATTGAAAAAGCTCTGAAGAATGATAGAATTACATGTATATGTTTCTTTGGTGGTGATCCAGGGCCACATATAATAGATGCTCTTTATATCTCTAGAAAAATAGTTGAAAATAAAGGAAGTAGCATTAAGAGGATATGTTGGGAAACAAATGGACTTGTAAATACAGAGATTATGAGGGAGATGGCAAGACTCAGTCTAGAGAGTGGAGGTATTGTAAAGATAGATTGGAAAGCATGGACATCATCTATATATCAAGCTTTAACAGGAATTGATGGATATAGAGCTGTAGAGAGGATTAAGAAGAATGTAGAACTTGTGGCAAAATTAGGTAAATTAAGAGAAGAAGTACCGCTTCTTGTAATTAGCATTCTCCTAGTCCCAGGATATGTGGATACTCTAGAGGTACTAAATATAGCTAAATATATAGTGTCAATAGATAGCAGAATACCCTTAATATTACTAGCATTTCATCCAGATCACTTACTAAGAGATTTATCTCCAACAAGTAAAAGACATGCATATGAAGCATATAAGATAGCTAAGGAGGTAGGGGTTGAGAGAGTATATATAGGAAATGAATGGCTCTTAGGAAACTACTATTGA
- a CDS encoding RNAse P, Rpr2/Rpp21 subunit (COGs: COG2023 RNase P subunit RPR2~InterPro IPR007175~KEGG: dka:DKAM_1116 RNAse P, Rpr2/Rpp21 subunit~PFAM: RNAse P, Rpr2/Rpp21 subunit~SPTR: B8D5R1 RNAse P, Rpr2/Rpp21 subunit~PFAM: RNAse P Rpr2/Rpp21/SNM1 subunit domain): MRRRVERLLRDIALQRIDILYGLGVEAVRRGDYALAKRYGELIRRIAMKARVRIPKGIKRWICKNCNVIMVPGINVRIRTRREGKTLRIVTRCLVCGWIHRYEFIRGGSDGI, from the coding sequence TTGAGGCGAAGGGTAGAGAGGTTATTGAGAGATATTGCTTTACAGAGGATTGATATTCTATATGGTTTAGGTGTTGAAGCTGTTAGGAGGGGGGATTATGCTTTGGCTAAGAGGTATGGAGAGCTTATTAGGAGGATAGCTATGAAAGCACGTGTAAGGATTCCAAAGGGTATTAAGAGGTGGATTTGTAAGAATTGCAATGTTATAATGGTTCCAGGTATAAATGTTAGAATTAGAACTAGGAGGGAGGGTAAAACTCTTAGGATTGTAACTAGATGTTTAGTCTGTGGTTGGATTCATAGATATGAATTTATTAGAGGGGGGAGTGATGGGATATAA
- a CDS encoding protein of unknown function UPF0044 (InterPro IPR001890~KEGG: smr:Smar_1083 hypothetical protein~PFAM: protein of unknown function UPF0044~SPTR: A3DNH0 Putative uncharacterized protein~PFAM: CRS1 / YhbY (CRM) domain), translating into MGYKKAIGRLKKQKIAIHRADVNIGKNGLHENVVNEIKRRLELEGVIKIRILKSARQYVSEDDIYQLARNIDAIVADVRGYTYVLISKKALKGNPRKIS; encoded by the coding sequence ATGGGATATAAGAAAGCTATAGGTAGGCTTAAGAAACAGAAGATAGCTATACATAGAGCTGATGTTAATATAGGTAAGAATGGTTTGCATGAGAATGTTGTAAATGAGATAAAGAGGAGGTTAGAGCTAGAAGGAGTTATAAAGATTAGAATACTTAAGAGTGCTAGGCAATATGTAAGTGAAGATGATATATATCAATTGGCGAGGAATATAGATGCTATAGTTGCTGATGTAAGAGGATATACATATGTATTGATTAGTAAGAAAGCTCTTAAGGGAAATCCTAGAAAGATATCCTAA
- a CDS encoding SSU ribosomal protein S19E (COGs: COG2238 Ribosomal protein S19E (S16A)~InterPro IPR001266~KEGG: smr:Smar_1084 30S ribosomal protein S19e~PFAM: Ribosomal protein S19e~SPTR: A3DNH1 SSU ribosomal protein S19E~PFAM: Ribosomal protein S19e) → MVTVRDVPADMLIDRLAKYLKENISVIRPPHWALFSKTGSHRERVPDNPDWWYYRAAAILRKLYLAEEPIGIETFRTIFGGLKRRGSAPPHFRKCGGSNIRKILQQLEAAHLVMKTPKGRVISGEGRRLLDRIANEIFNELIKTRPELAKYGSLASKQVQS, encoded by the coding sequence ATGGTTACAGTAAGAGATGTACCAGCAGATATGCTTATAGATAGATTAGCAAAGTATTTAAAGGAAAATATCTCTGTTATTAGACCTCCTCACTGGGCTCTTTTCAGTAAAACAGGTTCCCATAGAGAAAGAGTTCCTGATAATCCAGATTGGTGGTACTATAGAGCAGCGGCAATTCTAAGGAAGCTTTATCTAGCAGAAGAGCCTATTGGTATTGAAACATTTAGAACTATTTTTGGAGGGCTAAAGAGAAGAGGATCAGCACCTCCACACTTTAGGAAATGTGGAGGCTCAAATATAAGAAAAATATTACAGCAGCTTGAAGCTGCACACCTGGTTATGAAGACTCCAAAAGGGCGTGTAATATCGGGTGAGGGTAGAAGGCTACTGGATAGGATAGCTAATGAAATATTTAATGAGCTTATAAAAACCAGACCTGAATTAGCAAAATATGGATCTCTAGCTAGTAAACAAGTACAGAGTTAG
- a CDS encoding DNA-binding TFAR19-related protein (COGs: COG2118 DNA-binding protein~InterPro IPR002836~KEGG: sin:YN1551_1057 DNA-binding TFAR19-related protein~PFAM: DNA-binding TFAR19-related protein~SPTR: C3NGA4 DNA-binding TFAR19-related protein~PFAM: Double-stranded DNA-binding domain), with product MEMDSYNDEEVAALLEKQYRELLMRRRELERRRLEKEAEEARRQEILRTILTPEARERLANIKLVRPEIAKAVEDRLIVLALQGRINRPITDEELKAILSEIYEKTRREFRISIREK from the coding sequence ATGGAGATGGACTCTTATAATGATGAAGAAGTAGCAGCATTATTAGAGAAACAGTATAGAGAACTCTTAATGAGGAGAAGAGAGCTTGAGAGAAGAAGGCTTGAGAAGGAGGCAGAAGAAGCTAGGAGACAAGAGATACTTAGAACCATACTAACACCTGAAGCAAGAGAGCGTTTAGCAAACATAAAACTTGTTAGACCGGAAATAGCTAAAGCTGTTGAAGATAGACTAATAGTATTAGCACTTCAGGGAAGAATAAATAGACCTATTACAGATGAGGAGCTAAAAGCTATTTTATCTGAGATCTATGAGAAGACGAGGAGAGAGTTTAGAATAAGTATTCGTGAGAAATAG
- a CDS encoding LSU ribosomal protein L39E (InterPro IPR000077:IPR020083~KEGG: smr:Smar_1086 50S ribosomal protein L39E~PFAM: Ribosomal protein L39e~SPTR: A3DNH3 50S ribosomal protein L39e~PFAM: Ribosomal L39 protein) codes for MARNKPLAKKLRLINREKSNQPIPVWVTMKTRLKVRRSFRLRHWRRSKLGDV; via the coding sequence ATGGCAAGGAATAAGCCCTTAGCTAAAAAGCTTAGACTTATAAATAGAGAGAAATCTAATCAGCCCATACCAGTATGGGTTACCATGAAAACAAGGCTAAAAGTTAGAAGAAGTTTTAGATTAAGGCATTGGAGAAGATCAAAGCTTGGTGATGTATAG
- a CDS encoding 50S ribosomal protein L31e (InterPro IPR000054~KEGG: hbu:Hbut_1598 50S ribosomal protein L31e~SPTR: A2BN56 50S ribosomal protein L31e~PFAM: Ribosomal protein L31e), translated as MPSSKSEGIYIIPLRRVYMAKGRRDRGKRAIRYIRKFLERHLGGRVLLDPYISSYVYQRKIEKPPRYIVVKFMRIDEGVYKAMLAFLVKR; from the coding sequence ATGCCGAGTAGTAAGAGTGAAGGTATCTATATAATACCTCTAAGACGTGTCTATATGGCGAAGGGAAGAAGAGATAGGGGTAAAAGAGCTATAAGATATATTCGTAAGTTTCTAGAGAGACATTTGGGTGGAAGAGTTCTATTAGATCCATATATAAGTAGCTATGTATATCAGAGAAAGATAGAGAAACCACCGCGTTATATCGTAGTAAAGTTTATGAGAATTGATGAGGGAGTATATAAAGCTATGCTTGCTTTTTTGGTAAAGAGGTAG
- a CDS encoding translation initiation factor eIF-6 (COGs: COG1976 Translation initiation factor 6 (eIF-6)~InterPro IPR002769~KEGG: mse:Msed_1628 translation initiation factor IF-6~PFAM: translation initiation factor IF6~SMART: translation initiation factor IF6~SPTR: A4YH81 Translation initiation factor 6 (AeIF-6)~TIGRFAM: translation initiation factor eIF-6~PFAM: eIF-6 family~TIGRFAM: translation initiation factor eIF-6, putative) encodes MNIEKINYKGNPNIGVFMFSNDKITLVPKDTDDKILNIVAKVLGSRVLRITLGGMNIVGIFVAGNNKGLLLSPLVREDEYRLIKSSFDGNVAIVKTRFTAVGNVILVNDRAAYVHPDAFDELKNYVKEYLEVEIVEKGTIAEIPTVGSAAYVNNIGGIVHPEASDREIEYLSNLFGVKMDVGTVNFGIGFIRSGLVGNNRGLLVGDRTTGPEIMRISKIFG; translated from the coding sequence ATGAACATAGAGAAGATAAATTATAAAGGTAATCCAAATATAGGCGTATTTATGTTTTCTAATGATAAAATAACATTAGTACCCAAGGATACTGATGATAAAATTCTAAATATAGTTGCAAAAGTATTGGGATCACGTGTTCTGAGGATCACTTTAGGGGGTATGAATATCGTTGGAATATTTGTTGCAGGAAATAATAAAGGATTGCTGCTTTCTCCTCTCGTAAGAGAAGATGAGTATAGGTTAATAAAAAGCTCTTTTGATGGTAATGTAGCTATAGTAAAAACAAGGTTTACTGCAGTGGGTAATGTGATACTGGTTAATGATAGAGCTGCCTATGTACATCCAGATGCCTTTGATGAACTTAAAAATTATGTAAAGGAATATCTGGAGGTAGAAATAGTGGAGAAGGGAACTATTGCAGAAATACCTACAGTAGGTTCAGCTGCCTATGTAAATAATATTGGTGGGATAGTACATCCAGAGGCTTCAGATAGAGAAATAGAATATCTTTCTAATTTATTTGGTGTGAAAATGGATGTAGGAACTGTAAACTTTGGTATAGGGTTTATAAGGTCTGGTTTAGTTGGTAATAATCGCGGTCTCCTAGTAGGTGATAGAACAACAGGTCCCGAAATTATGAGGATAAGTAAGATTTTTGGGTGA
- a CDS encoding Ribosomal LX protein (COGs: COG2157 Ribosomal protein L20A (L18A)~InterPro IPR002768~KEGG: hbu:Hbut_1600 50S ribosomal protein LX~PFAM: Ribosomal LX protein~SPTR: A3DNH6 50S ribosomal protein LX~PFAM: Ribosomal L18ae/LX protein domain): protein MSNDVKIYRITGLMLIAQDKLPRWQKFIVEVRALKPEHAIEKVVSEIGGRHKVKRSNIKIVKVEEISLDEVQSKYVKDLSTITYMVI, encoded by the coding sequence ATGAGTAATGATGTAAAAATATATAGAATTACAGGCCTCATGTTAATAGCTCAAGACAAATTACCTAGATGGCAGAAGTTCATAGTTGAGGTAAGAGCTCTCAAACCTGAACATGCTATAGAGAAAGTGGTATCTGAGATTGGTGGTAGACATAAGGTTAAGAGGAGTAATATAAAAATAGTTAAAGTGGAGGAGATAAGTCTTGATGAAGTTCAAAGTAAGTATGTCAAAGATCTAAGTACCATTACATATATGGTGATATAA
- a CDS encoding hypothetical protein (KEGG: mse:Msed_1630 prefoldin subunit alpha~PFAM: Prefoldin subunit~TIGRFAM: prefoldin, archaeal alpha subunit/eukaryotic subunit 5), giving the protein MSQPSEENIEEIAQQLILQLNELRNAIQLVQGRSLAISSELQEIRLAYETLSTIRKFSQSNVLASLDRQGYVFVKMHLAESDRAIVRISRDLYALLPIENAMNILSMYEKDLISELRETEAELKKLNELYEQLQKKLQEYLAILSQKERTTKK; this is encoded by the coding sequence ATGTCACAACCAAGTGAGGAAAATATTGAGGAGATTGCACAACAATTAATTTTACAACTCAATGAGCTTCGTAATGCTATACAGCTAGTTCAAGGTAGATCATTAGCAATATCAAGTGAGTTACAGGAGATTAGATTAGCATATGAAACTCTTTCAACAATTAGAAAATTTAGTCAAAGCAATGTCCTAGCATCTCTAGATAGACAGGGATATGTCTTTGTGAAGATGCATCTAGCTGAATCTGATAGAGCTATAGTGAGAATAAGTCGAGATCTATATGCTTTACTACCTATAGAGAATGCTATGAACATTCTATCAATGTATGAAAAGGATCTTATCTCAGAGCTTCGTGAGACTGAGGCAGAGCTAAAGAAGCTAAATGAGCTCTACGAACAACTTCAAAAGAAACTTCAAGAATATTTAGCTATATTATCACAAAAAGAAAGGACTACTAAAAAATAG
- a CDS encoding signal recognition particle-docking protein FtsY (COGs: COG0552 Signal recognition particle GTPase~InterPro IPR013822:IPR000897:IPR003593:IPR004390~KEGG: iho:Igni_1177 signal recognition particle-docking protein FtsY~PFAM: GTP-binding signal recognition particle SRP54 G- domain; GTP-binding signal recognition particle SRP54 helical bundle~SMART: AAA ATPase~SPTR: A8ABQ2 Signal recognition particle-docking protein FtsY~TIGRFAM: signal recognition particle-docking protein FtsY~PFAM: SRP54-type protein, GTPase domain; SRP54-type protein, helical bundle domain~TIGRFAM: signal recognition particle-docking protein FtsY), translated as MFQKIRNAVQNFVKQISDAIRYKTLDEKDISRYCDNLLNELIESDVAYDVAEKIVTDIGNRLREIKIPRGTNVEEYINNIVIDVLRKLLDNATSYDFIEYIAKSSEKPVKIVFMGINGVGKTTTIAKVAYMLKKAGVKPVIVAADTFRAGAQEQLKKHSERLGIPFIGGKYGADPAAVAFDGIVFASKNRFDVVLIDTAGRMHIDVDLMNELKKVIKVVKPHIKVLVLDALTGNDAIEQAKKFDEAIGIDGVILTKLDADASGGAAVSVVAGLGKKIFYVGVGQGYDDLIRYSSDIIIRLLFKQSK; from the coding sequence GTGTTTCAAAAGATTCGCAATGCTGTTCAGAATTTTGTTAAACAGATTTCTGATGCAATAAGATATAAGACTCTTGATGAAAAAGATATTTCTAGATATTGTGATAATCTTTTAAATGAGTTAATAGAATCTGATGTAGCTTATGATGTTGCTGAGAAGATTGTAACAGATATTGGAAATCGATTGAGAGAGATAAAGATTCCTAGAGGTACAAATGTTGAGGAATACATAAATAATATTGTAATTGATGTACTACGAAAGCTTCTAGATAATGCAACATCTTATGACTTTATAGAGTATATAGCTAAATCATCTGAGAAACCAGTTAAGATAGTATTTATGGGTATAAATGGTGTAGGTAAAACTACAACGATTGCTAAAGTTGCATATATGTTGAAGAAAGCAGGTGTAAAGCCTGTAATAGTAGCTGCAGATACATTTAGAGCTGGTGCCCAAGAACAGCTGAAAAAGCATAGTGAGAGACTTGGTATACCATTTATTGGTGGTAAATATGGTGCAGATCCTGCGGCTGTTGCATTCGATGGTATTGTATTTGCATCTAAAAATAGGTTTGATGTTGTTTTAATCGATACTGCTGGTAGAATGCATATAGATGTAGATCTTATGAATGAGCTGAAGAAGGTTATTAAGGTTGTAAAGCCTCATATAAAGGTGCTTGTATTAGATGCTCTTACAGGTAATGATGCTATAGAACAGGCTAAGAAATTTGATGAGGCTATAGGTATAGATGGTGTAATACTAACAAAACTAGATGCAGATGCAAGTGGAGGTGCAGCAGTATCTGTTGTTGCAGGTCTTGGTAAGAAGATTTTCTATGTAGGTGTAGGCCAAGGATATGACGATCTTATTAGATATAGCTCCGATATAATAATAAGATTACTTTTTAAGCAATCTAAATAA
- a CDS encoding preprotein translocase SecE subunit (KEGG: dka:DKAM_1106 preprotein translocase SecE subunit) has translation MWVIMPISLRNIFEDIRKILELAEKPEGDDFRQILKITFLGLAIVGLAAFAISIAITYIFQLAGIEIPS, from the coding sequence ATGTGGGTAATCATGCCTATATCACTAAGAAATATCTTTGAAGATATAAGGAAAATACTTGAATTAGCAGAGAAGCCCGAGGGTGATGACTTTAGACAGATACTTAAGATAACATTTTTGGGCTTAGCAATTGTTGGTTTAGCGGCTTTTGCTATATCAATTGCAATAACATATATATTTCAGTTAGCTGGTATAGAAATACCGAGTTAG